The stretch of DNA CTTGCTCACTGTAACCGGAGACGGGCTCAATATGTTCTTGCAAACCAAGTTGCCGCTCGAATCGTAGTAGCACTCGTCAAGCTTTACAGAGGAGGTCCCAGAATACGAGTGAGTGCCATGACCAGAACCGCTCGAAGGGGAAAACGATACTTGGACGTTGTTTATGAAGTACTCCCAGTTTATGCTCTGAAAGCTGGTCAGCTTCGAGCAAGACATGCTGCACGTCCAATCCTGCCTCGCCCCTACCCCCTTATCGTCGGTGAGCCAATCGCTCGAACAGGCAATTCCCCCATCAGGACCAGTTTGGCAAGAGCAGCCGGGGTTTCCCGAAAACCTGCCCGCCAAAAGAAGCGTAGTCAGTAGAAAAATTAGGAAGAGTAACTCAGACCTCGACTTCAACCTGCACCACCACCTCCCCATAGACATTCACCTCTAACCAGTAAGGCTCCACGCCCTCGAATGTTCTCGAACCAGGACCATATCCCGCGACGGCGTTTCCACAACCATAGCATACTCCGGGAGGTCTCTGCCAGCTTACTGTAAGGTCGCTCGGGTCTATGAGCTTCTTCTCGAAGATTATGGTTGCTGATCCCTCGTGAGGCAGCGGAAAGCCCTTGGAGAAGTAGACCTCATCGTTCCTAACAACGACGCATACATCCTGCGACATGTACCCGCCCATGAAGGGCTTCGCCTTCACCTTGAGAACCCTCACCGTGACCCAAGTCCAGTTCGTCGGGATCTGCAGGTAGAAGAGGGCTTGATCCCCCCACAGGCGCCATGTCGCGTTGCCCAAGTACTCGTAGTTCCCGATGAACGGTATGATCATGTACCTGTCCCCGGGGATCAGCTTGGCTGGAGCTAGCCTGCCGTTGACGTAAACCTCGCCCTCGATCACCCTGTGCTCCCGCGGCAGGAGGAGGGCGTTGAGCCTCAGCACCCCTCCCCTCACAGCCCTGTAGACCATGTACCTCCCGAAGGGGTACACGCCTGTAGGAGTCGTCCAGTTCACGGGGCAGATTAGGTGCGTGTCGTTGAAGCTGAAGCAGCCCCTGTCATCGCCCCCGTGAGCCTCGGCAACGATGGTCGAGTTGGGGGGAACCCTCAGCTCGAAGTCCCCGCTGTAGAGCGAGCCGTTCACGCTTACCGGAACGACGACGTTTCTGAACTCCAGCACGTAGAGCGTTGCGCCCTCAGTGCTGACCACCGCGTCCTCAGAAAAAGTCAGCGTCGCGTTCAGCCGGAACTCCTCCGTAACATTGCCCCTCACCACCCTGATTTTATCGGAGCAAAGGACCGTGTAGTTGCCGGCGTCGGCGCACGCTCTGACGAAGCTGAGCGTGGAGTTAAACTTCACCCTGAAGATAGTCTCGCTATTTATGACAGAGCGGTTTACCAGCAGTGGGTAGTTAGCTTTGATGGTGACACTTGCATAGGCTTTTCGGTAACGTAGAAACGTCGTAGTGTTCCTGCCCACCTGAATTGCAACAGATGAATTTACAGGATCATAGATCCCTGTAGGGAGTGGTTCGACGACAAGGGTAGTATTGCACTTGGTTTTTAATGTTACCGGAAGTTTGTACAAACTTCGGTTCACTACTACACTGGCATTCTCGATGTTAGCATACAGTATCAGCTGGCACGAAACGCTTGAGGATTGATTTCGGGGAGTTATACTACCGCTAAGGCTTTCCGGAGAGTTCAAAGGAGGCTGCTGCCTCGAATGTATCGTAGATAGTGTAATTAGTGCTGTAAGGAAAAATACCAGCGTGGCCGCAAATACGAGTAGTTTCTTCCTAAGCTGCATCGCTTACCGCACGCTCTCCGGATATGAAACAGCTCCAAAGGAGAACTCTTCTGTCTCCGTCTTATAAACGAGGCCATTATGCCTCTGGGTGAGAAAACGTGAGCGAAGAAGTCGGTAGAAGCATCATGGTCATAATCACCCTAGCCGTCGTCTCTCTTATAGGCTACTTCATCTACTCCGTTGCCTCTGCGACCACGAGCCGCCCCGTTCTGGTTCAAGCGGGCGATGCTGTTCTCACCTCTACGGGTAACAGCTATACTGTTACGCTATGGCTCCAAAACGTTGGAACCTCGACGGCAGATCTCTCAAATGCTAACCTCACGATCACGACGTACAACCTAAGAGCGCCGTTAACCTGCAATCCTAGAACTGTTGCAGCGGGGACCACGAGCACTTGCACCGCCACCTTCTCAACGACCGTTCAGATCACGAGTGCTGTAACAGGGTACATCGTAACCAACTACGGTGTATACAAGGTTTCAATCGTAAGAGGATAAAAAAGATGGCTGAGCTAGGTGAGCTCGAAGTCCTATTTCTACTCTCCTTCACGGAGGCTCCTCCAAGCCACGTCCTGGCATGGCTGGAAAGTAGAGGAATATCCTACAGGCTGTCTGACGAGACGAGAAGAGTCATCGTGGAGGACGAGAAAGCTGGGTCAAGGGTAGGCATACGCACGTCGCTCGAGGGAGCTATCAGAGAATTAGAGTTCAGGCTCGAGTCGTTTTCATCGCGTGTTGACACGCTTGGGGAGGTTTTCAACATCACACTTCTTGTGGCCCCGGTCATGCTATACTCAATAGGCTTTTTTAGACCTGGAGTTGTCCAGGGAACCCTGCCACTCCTCCTAGTCCTAAACGCTGTCCTCGTAGTACTCTACAGGGACCTGCATCCGAGGGTGTTGAGCTTACCCAGGAGCTTGAAACTGGCAACAGCTCCATTACTCATAAGCGCAACGTCGGTGGCGGTACTATTGTATAGAGGTGTTGAAACCGCGCTGGCGGTGCAGGCTATCTCGTGCCTACCACTGGCTATCCTAGCCGCTAGGGTGTTGAAAACAGTGGAGAATGAACTTAAAGAAAACAGGGAGATACTCGTTCGTTCGCTGCAGTCCCCAGGGCACGTTTTTCGGGCAGTTTCACCCGAAGCTCTTCTGGCAGAGACGGCTTTGGGCTTAAGCCGAAGCATTAGGCTAACGGTCTACTTCTCTTCCGTATGGGGCATCGAAGACCCCAGTCTTTTGCTATTAACTTATGAGAAAATTCATCGTTTTCACAGAAACTTGGTCAGGAAAGGGTTCACAAGCGCGGCGCTTAACCTCGTAACTTTGTTCCTCCTAGGCTTCGCCTCAGCGATAGTTAAGAGCATCTTCAATAGGTTACCGATGGAGAGCGTTGTTCAGTGGGTGCCGGTGGAGGATACACATGGAGTTCAGTTTTCAATAGACATGTACTTGCTGGCCTCAGTCGCCGTGTACTCAGTAGGGCTAAGCGTCTTATCAACCGGATCGCCGGCTTTCACCGCTCTCTGGTTGCCAATAGCCTCACTGGCAATAACTTTAGGTAGCTTTTTTGGGGGCGCCTTGCTCGGTGGGGGGAATGTCTAAGGCCATCTACGCGCTTATACTGCTCGTTGCGCTTATACTCTTGCTCATGGCTTTAAATCCTGCTCAGATGAGCTTATCCACAAAAAGTGTATACATCGCTGAGAATGGCAAGTTAATCATTATAAGCACATAGCCGTCACATTGAATAATTTTTCTCATAGCTGTAGAGTAAACAATTTATATTTCAGCTAGCTTCAGTATGAGAGCCCGGAAGATGGTCAAAGGATACATACTTGTATCCACGAAGCCAGGTAAGGAGTACGAGGTTGCGAGTGAGATAATGAAAATACCCTTTGTTAGCGACGTCGATGTGACCTACGGGTTGTGGGATATAGTCGTTAGGGTTGAAGCCCCATCGCTTTCGGATTTAGACAGAATTATCTCCAATATCAGGAGCCTAAAATTCATCGAACAAACAGCAACCCTTATCTCTCAGGAGATAAGCTAGTGACAGAACTCCAGTACCAGTGGATAAATACTCCGGGATAATTTTACCCCGAGATGAATCACTCTAGGGGTAATCCGATGCCCTAAATTATCCACTCTCCCTTGTTTATCTTCTCTGGGATGTAGGAGTCAGAGAGAAATCTGAACCCGTGACCGCTGAGAGCTTCTATCTCAACCTTTTGCCCCTTTTCTATGAAGAGATTGAGCTCCTCGAGCCACCTCTTTGACTCCTTAAACCACGGGTAGTTTAAGAGTTCTTTCGCGCGCTTAATGTCCCTCTCAGTAGCCTTGATTATGAAGTTTCTAGGTATTTTGTATTTCTCGATATCTGTAATTGAAACACCCAGGAAGCGGGCCTCGGGGGTGGCGAGGCGCTCGCTCTCGTAGCTCAGGGTTATCGATCCGCTCCTGTACACGCTGTAGATGTAGAAACCGTAGCTGTCGCCATCAGTTAGCACGTACACTGGCAGGTCAAACTCCTCCCATAGCCTGCGAACCATTCTCCTCGTGCTTCTATCGGGCTGCCCTTTCCCCGTGATGAGTATACAGTTATTCTTTTTCCAAAACTCGTCCTCGTTCAGTTGCTCGAAGATAGCGCCTTTCTCGACCACTAGCACGTATTCCGCCTTGACCTCGAGTATTTCGAGGCTATCCACATTCGAAGGAATAGCGTAGGCACCGCTACCGAGCCTTGATAAGTCTATGATTTCTCCTTTGCTTCTGATCGTCATGCGTCCGACGATTCTGCCTTTGGCATCGTGCATTAAGCCCATGTGCTCTCGAAGAAGCCCTGTAGCTACCTCTATATCCTGTATCACTGCGTTACTCTCACGCTGATCGTCCCAAGTGTTCTCCCCGAGAGGCCTCCCATTTTTATCCGTGAGTGTGTGCTTGCCACGATAGTAGAGGTCACGTATTGTTGGGTGAACACCCTCTCTTCGCGCCTCCAGAATGAGTTTAAGCATCAGGACGGTCTGCATGAACCTTTTCGACTCACCTACGTCAAAGAACTCCCTTCGGGCGGTCCTTGGGCCTAGCAAGAGCATTTTTTTCTTGCTGTCCCAAATGGTGTTAGCGAGGGTTCTCACGGGTATTTCGAGGTAGGGTGGCTGACCCCTCAGAATCTGGTCTGCCACGCGTTTTCCGAGCTCCTCGAGCTTTCGAATGACCTCCTCCTCTGAGGGGGCTTGAACTCCTCCCTTCCTACTCGACATATTGCTCCACCTTCTTCTTCCCTAGCTCCTTCAAAAGAATTTCCTCGAGCTTCCTTTCAAGTAAAGTAGGCTCTACTGAGGCAACCTCCGCGATTGCCGCGACGACTTCCGGCATATAACGCCTAATCGTGGACTCTTTTTTCTGAATCTCATGGAGCTTCTCCATTCTCGTTATATATGACCTCAGCTTCCTGGCAGCCTCCCTAATAGCTATCTCCAGCTCATGCTCTATTTCGGGAACGTCCGCTATGGCTTCTTTACCCACACCTTTAAAGGGTATCTTCGTAGAGCAGACGTGAGTGACTACCGCGAGCGGAGCCGGGAACTTTACTTTGTACACGCTCCAATCAATTTCGTCAACGACCTTTCTGGAAACGTCGACACCCTCGTCGTACAGCAGAGGCATTTTGTTTGCAAAACGCAGGATCATTGGTTGGTCCTGAGGCGGGATTTCCCCACCATAAGCAACTGCAACCTCGACTATGAACGGGTGTCCTCCGTAAGATGAGGGAGGTCTAGTTACAGCTTTAACGAAGCTCGGCTTCAGAGTGCTCCTAACTCCTTCCTTTAAAAGTTCCTCCCCTATCGGTGAGAGAGTAATGGGTCGAGGACGGCGCCAACCCTCGAACGAGCGCATTTTTGAAGCAAGGGCTTCGAGGTCCTGAAGCCTGAGCTCCTTTACCCTTAGGGAAGGATCGAAACCAGCCCACTGAAGGAACTCCTGCGCTATTTTCTCACCCACACCTTCAAAGCTTTTAACTAAGAACTCCCTCAAAGTGGTGTTCGAATCCTGGATGTTTTTTGTGAGCTCCTTGAGAACTTCGACATCTACACCCTTCGGGTGGTACTGACCTATCTTCGGTGGCTCAGGAAGTTTTTTTGTGACCCTTTTGAAGACGACTTCCTCCTCAGGTGTCTTAAACCTTATAGTTGCATAGGGGGCTATGAGCGCGGTTCGCTTAATATATTCTTCAATGCGCTTCTTTGCCTGTACCCACGAGCCCTCAAGTGTGAGCCTCACGGAAGTTCCATGAACCTTAGGGTTGTCCTTCTTCCTTATTCTCATTCTAAGAATGTGCGGTATGTTTTTGTCGACATCTATGTATAGCAGGTACTCGCCTATGAACTCGGAGTTCACTGGGGCACTCTTGACATAGATCGGCTGAGCCGTCGTCATCTGCGCGTAGAGTACGGCCATTTTTACTCCAAGTCCAAAGACACCCCTTGTTTGTCTCACTACGTACTTAGACCCGTAAAACACTCGGCCAAAAACATTCGGGATTTCATGTATTGGTATGCCTGTTCCGTTGTCTGTGACTTTTACTGTCACTCTCTCAGAGTTGTTAGGATCAAGGGAGATCTCAATTCTTATGTCAGGCAGAATACCGTGGGTTTCAGTGGCGTCCAGGGAGTTTTCAACCAGCTCACGTACAGTCTGGTATAGAGCCCGCGCTGGATTGGAGAAACCTGCTATCTCCTTGTTTCTATGAAAGAACTGTGCCGGCGATAATCCACGATACTTCTCCAATTATCTTCCCCACTCGACTGAAAAGAAAGCCCAGATAAACCTGATTTCAAAAAGAATTAATTTCAAACAAGAGACGCTTTAGAAGTTTAAATGATTACACGAGGTCCATAAAGTTTTATTTTTCTTCTCTTAGCTTGAGAGATTCTGGCTGAGCGCAGGTGGTACCCAATCGCTGCAATGAGTAACAACGCTGCGGCGGGTATTACGAGCATACTACGGTTGGACTACATAGCTTCCTAGAAATACGTATCGTTTAACAAGCCTCAAACATGCAACCCTTTCGCAAACTAACTTTAGACGGGAGCTGAAGGTGCTGAGGCAGGTAAAACCGGAAGAGGGCTCGTTGATGAGTGGAGGGATGAACTTGCTAAGCGCAGGTTTAAGCAGGGTACTCGTGGCAAAGTAAAGCTCATGAAAAGCCATTAAGGTGCCTTGGAGCTTGGTATTGAAGGGGTAGATGTGCCGAATGCGAGCGTACTGAAGAGGATTTCCGCTAAGCTATATTGGGATCTGAAGCTCAACAGCCCACTTGCCTACAAGCGCGGGGACTTAGCGGTGGCGCTGAGTCTAACGCCCCCAGGGGACGCGTGGCCGGTTGTCGGATACTTCTACAAACACGTTTGGGGGGTTATTGAAGACTACTTCTCCAAATCGGGGCATCGTGTTGACGAGGTTTTGCAGAAAAGAAAAGTGATGCTGGCGAACAAGGTGATGTACCCTGATTATGGAGTTGAGCTCGCTTTAGACGCTCAGGTCATAGGCCACGTCGTCTACGACATACGTAGAGGTACTTGGCGTTTCCGCCCCTTGTATATGACTGTCTCAAGGATGGTGGAAGAAGAGGTGGGTTTCTATGCCGTTACGAGGCTAGAAAAGCTAGCTAGGGGATTTGTGCTGAAGCAAAAACACCTTGAGAGATATGTACTGCCCAGGGGGGATGAGTACGTAGCTCTTGCAACGCGCGACTTAAGCTTGCTGGGCGTCGGAGTGCCTCTGAGAAATGAAAGGATCTACGTTCTGAAAACATGGATTAGCAGACCCTACGGTATTCTCGAGAGGGATCCGGACTGGTGGGAGGTGACGAGGCTTCACGAAGAATACCTAGCTGAAAAGGAGATTGAGGCAATATCCTTCCTGAGAGAGATTCACAAGAAGTACAGGCTCCCGGTAGTGGTGTCGTTTTCCGGCGGTAAGGACAGTCTCGTAACCCTCAACCTTGCGGTTAAAGCGTTTGGAAGCGAGAAAATCAAGGTTTTATTCAATGACACCGGGATAGAGTTTCCGGAAACTGTAGAATACGCGCATAGGATATGTGAACGCATGGGCGTGGAGCTTATTGTTGCGGATGCCGGCAATGCCTTCTGGCGCGGGGTCTCCGTAATGGGACCCCCTGCGCGAGACTTCAGGTGGTGTTGCAAGGTCACTAAGTTTGCTCCAACAGCCCGTGCTTTGAAAAACCTCTTTCCGAGCGGAGTACTGAGCCTAGTGGGTCAGAGGAAGTTTGAATCCATGCAACGCGCGCTTTCGCCTCGAGTCTGGAGGAACACGTGGTTGCCTAACGTTGTAGCCGCGTCTCCTATACAGGACTGGACTGCACTAGATGTATGGCTCTACATCTTTAGGGAGAGGTTGTTACCCAATCCACTTTACTACTACGGTTTAGACCGTCTCGGTTGCTGGCTTTGTCCTGCAACTGAAATGGGTGAATTCGAACTCGCGAAACGAGTCAACGAGTCACTTTACTCGACTTGGGAGAAAGTTCTACAAGAATACGCTAGCGAAAACTCGCTCGGAGACTACTGGGTACGCTACGGGCTCTGGAGGTGGGTACACCCGCCTAAAGACATACTTCGCGCTTTGAACCTACGTGAGACGCCTGTCAGGAGAGGTGCACGAGTAACGTGGAAACATTCTGGGAAAGTGATGATTTTTGAGGTGGACAAACCTCGGACAAAGCTCAGCGGAGATAGGTTCAGCAACTTACTCTATACGTCAAGAAAGGCAAGGTCGTCAGCGAAGAGGATAGAGGTCGAGCACAACAAACTAATTGTAGAGGTCAGCGAGGCCTCACAAGATGTTGAAGAGGAGTTAGCCCGGGTTGTTATACGCGCTTTCTACTGTGTGGAATGCCTAGAGTGCGCTAACTGGTGCCCTACAAATGCTATATCATTGAACCCGAACGGGGGAATAACCGTTGACGAGGAAAGATGCTTGGGATGCGGCATGTGTCAGAGGAAATGCCCTGTTGCAGAGTACACGCTCAAGCTTCACGGGCGCCTCACGAGCGGCTGACCGCATATTTGGCATTTACCGAATGTTTTCCTAGCACAGGTAGGGCAGTACGAAACACCGCACTTTTCGCAGAAGAAGTACTCGTCTCCTCTGTAGATCTTCTTCCCGCACCTGACACAGCGACCTAGGACAAGCGTCTTAGGTACGTACGCCATACCTATTGCACCCCTCAACCACTGCGGCTACACTATTTAAAAGTTGCCCCCATTAACCGACATTAAGGATCGCATTCCCCGAGATATTTATCTAAAGAATACCCAAAAATTAACCTCAGGCTAGAGATCCCCAAGGTGTATTCCTAGGACTTGTGACTGCGCAGGAAAATTGCGGTTATCACTAGTGTATCTCCACCGCACTTGGGGCACGTTCCAGCTTTTTCAAATAGCTTGTCACCGTTTTTGTACGAACGCTCAGTCTCAAATCCACATTTCTCACACTGAAGTAGCGTTATCAAGATCCTTTTCTCCGGCTTTGTGGACACGAGTTTGTAGAGAGACCAGCCCACGTACCCCTCAATCATCACTAGTAGGATGGATCCAGAGAGGTAAGCGTCGTACCCTGTCCTGAAGTACAGGTATAACAATGCAGCGAGCATCAAAAAGCCCCCGATTAAGAGTAGGACGTAAACTGGAATCCATCTTCTTTTAGCCTGGGAAACAGGGTCTAAGTTCATGGCACTCCCACCGTGTTTCCAACGCCTATGATTACTAAAGTAGAGCCTACAGGCTGTGCTCTGATGAAGTCCTCTATTATACCCACAGCCTCTCTAACGCCTTTGTATATCTCTTCGGTCATTACAGAGAGAGCCTCGGCCTCTGACATTTTTATGAGTACAGCGTAAAGAGGAATGCCATTCTTCGTCGCCAGTTCCTCGATAACGAAACGTTCGGCCCCGATACCCCCCATTGCAACTCCATAGCCGTAGGCAAGCATCCCAGATTCCTCGCCCTCGTACTTCAGGGCGGCGTCGACTGTTAGGATTTGCGATACTTTCTCCCGCTCCAGAAGCCACTGCAGTGCATCATCTAGTCTACCCACAGTGCCTCCGGGTCCTCTCGCTTTTATTACATAAACTCTCCTACCGTCAAGCTCTAAGTGGTAAACATGGGTGTCTTCAACAGGTTCAACGGGTTTACGGTCCCGCGCATACTTCCTAACAAGGTAGCTTGTCACGAGCGGTCCAGCAGAGTCGCCTATAGGTACGCTTCGCTCAAACGCCTCAAGGGCCCCCTCGATGGCCTTGACCTCCTCCATTACGAAAGGCATTTGAGCGCTGAGCTGCATAAGCAGCCACAAACTCCTAAACTTCCTCGCAATAAGGTAGTAGTGGTTTAGGAGCTTGTATATGCTGTTTAGCGCCCTTGCAATCTCCACTATGTTAGACAAGTTTTGCACTTCAACGCGTGAAGCTTTAGGAGCTATCCGAGCTATTCGTTCCTCTAACCCTTTCTCGCCTGTCCGGACAATGTGCTTAATCTTCTTGACGATGCCGTATGGATCTATATCGACCGGAAGTATGATATACGTTTCTACAAGCTCGCTCACTTTGCTCGAAAGCAGCTTTTCATCTTGTACATCGCTGTACCGCTTGATCTGGCCCATCAGGAATCGCAGGGACTTATCCCTAGCGTTTCTGAATACAAGGAGGTAATTCTCTACCTCGCTGATCGCTCTGAGAATTTGCATCTCTTGAGTGAAGAACGAGAAGAAAGCGAGTATGATAAGCCAAAGTATCAAGCTGTAAGTGTCGCCGTCCATCCGTTACACCCAAGCTAGATGAGAGAGTACCCTTCCGCTTTAAAAATATATGTGGTTGCTCGAACCCTAACGATATTCAGCCCTCTAGGCAACATTTACTACAGCGTTTGCGAGGAAACGAAGGATAAAACCACTTGACCAATAAGGAGAAGTGATAGGTGTAGCTTCCGTTCCAGGCACTGCGCTACCTCATTGCCTTGTCTCAAAATGATGGAGATTCAACCGATAGCCGAAAGCGCCCATCAAGGGTGGCCTCTAGAGTAGGACAACCCACAACTAAGCCACTGAACTCCTTGTTCGAGTGAAAGAGGCGGCTCTGAACAGTTGCAGGCGCAATACGGCTAGGCGGCGGTGAAAACAATTGTAATACAACCGTATGGTTTTTTCGCTATAACATATAGCGTTTTTTTCTATTTTATGTGCTCTCCACCTTATACAGGGCGTAGATCGGGGATGCGCGGAGTAGTTTTAAGCGAGATAAATGATAGGAAACTTCTCGAGAAAATAGTGAAGAAAGAAGTCTATGATCACAACAACTCTAAGGTAGGTGTCATCTGGAAAATCTACATCGCCAAAAAAACTAAGCAGCCATTGAAAGTCGTGATAAAACGCGTAAACGGAGAGTTTCTTGAAACCACGCCTGATAAGCTCAGAATTACGGGAAAGAAAATAGTTCTACTGGATCACTCGTACGAGGGGGCATTGGCCTTGCTGGAGAGACTCTGGGAGATAGCAGAGGAGCTGAGGAAAATAAAAAACGACCTGTTAGT from Infirmifilum sp. NZ encodes:
- a CDS encoding Lrp/AsnC ligand binding domain-containing protein yields the protein MRARKMVKGYILVSTKPGKEYEVASEIMKIPFVSDVDVTYGLWDIVVRVEAPSLSDLDRIISNIRSLKFIEQTATLISQEIS
- a CDS encoding DNA topoisomerase IV subunit A; this encodes MSSRKGGVQAPSEEEVIRKLEELGKRVADQILRGQPPYLEIPVRTLANTIWDSKKKMLLLGPRTARREFFDVGESKRFMQTVLMLKLILEARREGVHPTIRDLYYRGKHTLTDKNGRPLGENTWDDQRESNAVIQDIEVATGLLREHMGLMHDAKGRIVGRMTIRSKGEIIDLSRLGSGAYAIPSNVDSLEILEVKAEYVLVVEKGAIFEQLNEDEFWKKNNCILITGKGQPDRSTRRMVRRLWEEFDLPVYVLTDGDSYGFYIYSVYRSGSITLSYESERLATPEARFLGVSITDIEKYKIPRNFIIKATERDIKRAKELLNYPWFKESKRWLEELNLFIEKGQKVEIEALSGHGFRFLSDSYIPEKINKGEWII
- a CDS encoding DNA topoisomerase VI subunit B; this encodes MEKYRGLSPAQFFHRNKEIAGFSNPARALYQTVRELVENSLDATETHGILPDIRIEISLDPNNSERVTVKVTDNGTGIPIHEIPNVFGRVFYGSKYVVRQTRGVFGLGVKMAVLYAQMTTAQPIYVKSAPVNSEFIGEYLLYIDVDKNIPHILRMRIRKKDNPKVHGTSVRLTLEGSWVQAKKRIEEYIKRTALIAPYATIRFKTPEEEVVFKRVTKKLPEPPKIGQYHPKGVDVEVLKELTKNIQDSNTTLREFLVKSFEGVGEKIAQEFLQWAGFDPSLRVKELRLQDLEALASKMRSFEGWRRPRPITLSPIGEELLKEGVRSTLKPSFVKAVTRPPSSYGGHPFIVEVAVAYGGEIPPQDQPMILRFANKMPLLYDEGVDVSRKVVDEIDWSVYKVKFPAPLAVVTHVCSTKIPFKGVGKEAIADVPEIEHELEIAIREAARKLRSYITRMEKLHEIQKKESTIRRYMPEVVAAIAEVASVEPTLLERKLEEILLKELGKKKVEQYVE
- a CDS encoding phosphoadenosine phosphosulfate reductase domain-containing protein; translation: MPNASVLKRISAKLYWDLKLNSPLAYKRGDLAVALSLTPPGDAWPVVGYFYKHVWGVIEDYFSKSGHRVDEVLQKRKVMLANKVMYPDYGVELALDAQVIGHVVYDIRRGTWRFRPLYMTVSRMVEEEVGFYAVTRLEKLARGFVLKQKHLERYVLPRGDEYVALATRDLSLLGVGVPLRNERIYVLKTWISRPYGILERDPDWWEVTRLHEEYLAEKEIEAISFLREIHKKYRLPVVVSFSGGKDSLVTLNLAVKAFGSEKIKVLFNDTGIEFPETVEYAHRICERMGVELIVADAGNAFWRGVSVMGPPARDFRWCCKVTKFAPTARALKNLFPSGVLSLVGQRKFESMQRALSPRVWRNTWLPNVVAASPIQDWTALDVWLYIFRERLLPNPLYYYGLDRLGCWLCPATEMGEFELAKRVNESLYSTWEKVLQEYASENSLGDYWVRYGLWRWVHPPKDILRALNLRETPVRRGARVTWKHSGKVMIFEVDKPRTKLSGDRFSNLLYTSRKARSSAKRIEVEHNKLIVEVSEASQDVEEELARVVIRAFYCVECLECANWCPTNAISLNPNGGITVDEERCLGCGMCQRKCPVAEYTLKLHGRLTSG
- a CDS encoding DUF1512 domain-containing protein, coding for MDGDTYSLILWLIILAFFSFFTQEMQILRAISEVENYLLVFRNARDKSLRFLMGQIKRYSDVQDEKLLSSKVSELVETYIILPVDIDPYGIVKKIKHIVRTGEKGLEERIARIAPKASRVEVQNLSNIVEIARALNSIYKLLNHYYLIARKFRSLWLLMQLSAQMPFVMEEVKAIEGALEAFERSVPIGDSAGPLVTSYLVRKYARDRKPVEPVEDTHVYHLELDGRRVYVIKARGPGGTVGRLDDALQWLLEREKVSQILTVDAALKYEGEESGMLAYGYGVAMGGIGAERFVIEELATKNGIPLYAVLIKMSEAEALSVMTEEIYKGVREAVGIIEDFIRAQPVGSTLVIIGVGNTVGVP
- a CDS encoding PRC-barrel domain-containing protein, which gives rise to MRGVVLSEINDRKLLEKIVKKEVYDHNNSKVGVIWKIYIAKKTKQPLKVVIKRVNGEFLETTPDKLRITGKKIVLLDHSYEGALALLERLWEIAEELRKIKNDLLVLGERHLVMKEISYEEYMEERKRLERKRLLLKLEAYTILDTLSYFVHQEGVQLTPDDEKKLFYSLDILKNSLPVISVERLKEVFKYRNIE